A single genomic interval of Daucus carota subsp. sativus chromosome 1, DH1 v3.0, whole genome shotgun sequence harbors:
- the LOC108221185 gene encoding probable receptor-like protein kinase At1g49730 encodes MLSSFLSTDRRNLCIIGAIILIIIITIMLRRWAVYLENKDQEEKSCYQKSESDDQKSVSKSCVISGCSSVVKTYTFEELKEATRDFRIRIGVGATSFVYLAQLEDGIFGAVKRVMEDRGGSKKMFLDEVSILLRISHPNLVGMMGFCLEQGEQLLLLEYVPNKSLYDRMHTQQGQCRGTLSWSNRVSIALDLARALDYLHNVADPPVIHRDIKSSNILLVNNNRAKLADFGLCKLGHDIQTAPLTPTTIKGSLGYVDTNYLNTGLLSPKSDVYSFGVILLELVTGLKSFLGSTTIAEWTEECRKNQNVDVLVGLLDPKLKGDADLEQLKVLIELANLALLENAEARPDMKFIVSTLLDCTEDKLQPELPV; translated from the exons ATGTTGTCAAGCTTCCTCAGCACTGACAGAAGAAACTTGTGCATAATCGGGGCGATTATACTGATCATAATCATCACCATCATGTTAAGGAGATGGGCGGTGTACTTGGAGAATAAAGATCAGGAAGAAAAAAGTTGTTATCAAAAATCCGAAAGTGATGATCAGAAGTCCGTATCCAAGAGTTGTGTTATAAGTGGCTGCTCTAGTGTTGTCAAGACGTATACTTTTGAAGAATTGAAGGAAGCAACAAGAGACTTTCGCATAAGAATTGGCGTTGGTGCAACGTCTTTTGTGTATCTTGCACAGCTGGAGGATGGAATATTTGGAGCAGTGAAGCGCGTTATGGAGGACAGAGGAGGCAGCAAGAAAATGTTCTTGGATGAGGTCTCGATTCTGCTCAGAATCTCACATCCTAATCTGGTGGGAATGATGGGGTTTTGTCTGGAACAAG GTGAACAGCTTTTACTGTTAGAATACGTCCCGAACAAAAGCCTCTACGACAGAATGCACACACAGCAAGGCCAATGCAGAGGCACACTCTCCTGGTCCAACCGAGTCAGCATCGCTCTAGACCTTGCACGAGCCCTAGACTATCTCCACAACGTCGCTGATCCTCCAGTAATTCACCGCGACATCAAATCATCCAACATCCTCCTTGTCAACAACAACCGCGCAAAACTTGCAGATTTTGGCCTATGCAAATTAGGCCATGACATCCAAACCGCGCCCCTGACACCGACCACTATCAAAGGCTCACTAGGCTACGTCGACACAAATTATCTCAACACGGGCTTACTGTCCCCAAAAAGCGATGTTTATAGCTTTGGAGTGATCTTGCTCGAGCTTGTCACGGGCTTAAAATCATTTCTAGGCTCCACAACAATAGCAGAGTGGACTGAGGAGTGTCGAAAAAATCAGAATGTGGATGTTTTGGTAGGCTTGTTGGATCCGAAGCTTAAAGGTGATGCAGATTTGGAGCAACTTAAAGTTTTGATTGAGTTGGCTAATTTAGCTCTGCTTGAAAACGCTGAAGCAAGACCAGATATGAAATTTATCGTAAGTACATTATTAGATTGTACAGAAGATAAACTTCAGCCAGAGTTGCCGGTTTAA
- the LOC108228096 gene encoding protein NLP1 isoform X3, protein MGLGNDHENQSNTQLREKIFVYLERFYCSIIEKTQSSGNILVQFWVADIVTRAKGRQYCELRTQSQLFYHDQSDDRRLLSYRNHVVARSFRVSAGQEEDEGDDENWQELLGITGSVFKNKKAEVSPRISHYSTDEYPERDFALSCGIQASLCLPLFATDDFSGHPNGVIELVFTSEEDFHHLKPYIYYYYSVHSTLRMPEVKSILRSNISCISPGRGVSWLTPSAWKLQWDTDTNFLLSVPCLSPLGSPKRLDQNVQVIETSGSSNSFSEDVSKTEIPTRMKINRNVLTEESPGEESQPLTFQSKKTIPRQEGKEGTQLLDPLAQQLVLDDALQSQKKGLALGMENFNTDIHIVNKTRIEVTSDRENNSEESISFENLRKHFGRPLDDAAKSFGVSRSTFKRVCRDHGIKRWKSGKRRMGKNISSKLEGELNDEESSKRNFSHSGMAPVEDRTVVAHKIQDTNKMTVKATYNGVTIKFELSNLSGITELQDKVIERLQVERKCFSIKYQDDEGDWILIACDKDVQECIEISRSLKKTTIRMVIDPPIIHYAP, encoded by the exons ATGGGTTTGGGCAATGATCATGAGAATCAAAGTAATACTCAGCTCAGAGAGAAGATTTTTGTTTACCTTGAACGATTTTACTGCAGTATCATTGAGAAAACGCAGAGTTCTGGAAACATACTTGTTCAATTTTGGGTAGCAGACATTGTGACCCGTGCAAAAGGGCGACAGTATTGTGAGCTTAGAACACAGAGCCAACTATTTTACCATGATCAGTCTGATGACAGAAGGCTTCTATCATACAGAAATCATGTAGTTGCGCGTAGTTTTAGAGTTTCTGCagggcaagaagaagatgaaggcGACGATGAAAACTGGCAGGAGCTACTTGGTATTACTGGCAGTGTGTTTAAGAATAAAAAGGCTGAAGTCAGTCCCAGAATTTCTCATTATTCTACAGATGAATATCCTGAGAGAGATTTTGCATTAAGTTGTGGGATTCAGGCTTCTTTGTGTCTGCCTCTCTTTGCAACTGATGATTTTTCTGGCCACCCCAATGGTGTCATTGAGCTGGTCTTTACTTCTGAGGAGGACTTTCATCATCTCAAGCCGTATATATACTACTATTATTCTGTCCACAGTACACTG CGAATGCCAGAAGTGAAAAGTATATTAAGATCCAACATCTCCTGCATATCT CCTGGAAGGGGTGTATCCTGGCTTACTCCCAGTGCTTGGAAATTGCAATGGGATACTGACACTAACTTCTTGTTGAGTGTCCCTTGCTTATCGCCTTTAGGATCACCTAAGCGACTTGACCAGAATGTTCAAGTCATAGAAACCAGTGGCTCTTCCAATAGCTTTTCTGAAGATGTTAGCAAAACAGAAATTCCAACAAGAATGAAGATCAACAGAA ATGTATTGACAGAAGAATCACCGGGAGAAGAATCTCAGCCTCTAACTTTCCAAAGCAAGAAAACTATACCACGACAAGAAGGCAAAGAAGGCACACAATTGTTGGATCCTTTAGCTCAGCAACTTGTGCTGGATGATGCTCttcaaagtcaaaagaaagggCTTGCTTTGGGCATGGAAAATTTTAACACAGACATCCATATTGTAAACAAAACACGCATAGAGGTTACGTCAGATAGAGAAAACAATTCTGAAGAAAGTATCAGTTTTGAGAATCTGCGCAAGCATTTTGGAAGACCTCTAGATGATGCAGCAAAGAGCTTTGGTG TCAGTCGATCTACATTCAAGCGTGTATGCAGAGATCATGGTATTAAAAGGTGGAAATCTGGAAAGAGAAGGATGGGCAAAAACATTTCCTCTAAATTGGAGGGAGAATTAAACGACGAGGAATCAAGTAAAAGAAATTTTAGTCATTCAGGTATGGCTCCTGTGGAAGATAGAACTGTTGTTGCTCATAAAATCCAGGACACGAACAAGATGACTGTGAAGGCCACATATAATGGTGTTACCATAAAGTTCGAACTTTCTAATTTATCAGGAATTACAGAGCTACAAGATAAGGTGATTGAGAGGCTGCAGGTGGAGAGAAAATGTTTCAGTATCAAGTATCAAGATGACGAGGGTGACTGGATATTAATTGCTTGTGACAAGGATGTTcaggaatgtatagaaatctCAAGATCATTGAAGAAAACAACTATCAGGATGGTGATTGATCCGCCTATTATTCATTATGCACCTTAA
- the LOC108228096 gene encoding protein NLP7 isoform X1, whose translation MGLGNDHENQSNTQLREKIFVYLERFYCSIIEKTQSSGNILVQFWVADIVTRAKGRQYCELRTQSQLFYHDQSDDRRLLSYRNHVVARSFRVSAGQEEDEGDDENWQELLGITGSVFKNKKAEVSPRISHYSTDEYPERDFALSCGIQASLCLPLFATDDFSGHPNGVIELVFTSEEDFHHLKPYIYYYYSVHSTLRMPEVKSILRSNISCISISPDILNEIDHVLAVVSETFQVPLAQCWLSRDHSVGEYTVINQKGSLDYNNLVPWSKFKEACLQSYLDMGDGLVGRTFMSHTAFFCSEITKLSIRSYPLAHYLGNCGSVDCFTMCLHNYTTGDKDYVIEFFLPHEQMDSQCPESLLNSLLETLRQHFKTFVLASGEKLGTEMSVKVIDSFMYHESESFKIVCPNLSFPRQKIQQPGRGVSWLTPSAWKLQWDTDTNFLLSVPCLSPLGSPKRLDQNVQVIETSGSSNSFSEDVSKTEIPTRMKINRNVLTEESPGEESQPLTFQSKKTIPRQEGKEGTQLLDPLAQQLVLDDALQSQKKGLALGMENFNTDIHIVNKTRIEVTSDRENNSEESISFENLRKHFGRPLDDAAKSFGVSRSTFKRVCRDHGIKRWKSGKRRMGKNISSKLEGELNDEESSKRNFSHSGMAPVEDRTVVAHKIQDTNKMTVKATYNGVTIKFELSNLSGITELQDKVIERLQVERKCFSIKYQDDEGDWILIACDKDVQECIEISRSLKKTTIRMVIDPPIIHYAP comes from the exons ATGGGTTTGGGCAATGATCATGAGAATCAAAGTAATACTCAGCTCAGAGAGAAGATTTTTGTTTACCTTGAACGATTTTACTGCAGTATCATTGAGAAAACGCAGAGTTCTGGAAACATACTTGTTCAATTTTGGGTAGCAGACATTGTGACCCGTGCAAAAGGGCGACAGTATTGTGAGCTTAGAACACAGAGCCAACTATTTTACCATGATCAGTCTGATGACAGAAGGCTTCTATCATACAGAAATCATGTAGTTGCGCGTAGTTTTAGAGTTTCTGCagggcaagaagaagatgaaggcGACGATGAAAACTGGCAGGAGCTACTTGGTATTACTGGCAGTGTGTTTAAGAATAAAAAGGCTGAAGTCAGTCCCAGAATTTCTCATTATTCTACAGATGAATATCCTGAGAGAGATTTTGCATTAAGTTGTGGGATTCAGGCTTCTTTGTGTCTGCCTCTCTTTGCAACTGATGATTTTTCTGGCCACCCCAATGGTGTCATTGAGCTGGTCTTTACTTCTGAGGAGGACTTTCATCATCTCAAGCCGTATATATACTACTATTATTCTGTCCACAGTACACTG CGAATGCCAGAAGTGAAAAGTATATTAAGATCCAACATCTCCTGCATATCT ATTTCACCAGATATATTAAACGAAATTGATCATGTGTTGGCGGTGGTGAGTGAGACGTTCCAGGTACCTCTTGCTCAGTGCTGGCTGAGTAGAGATCATAGTGTAGGAGAGTATACAGTCATCAATCAAAAAGGTTCTCTTGATTATAATAACTTAGTGCCATGGAGTAAGTTTAAAGAAGCTTGTTTACAGTCATATCTTGACATGGGTGATGGCCTTGTGGGCAGGACCTTTATGTCCCACACCGCCTTCTTCTGCAGTGAGATAACAAAACTCAGTATCAGATCTTACCCCTTGGCACACTATCTAGGAAACTGTGGCTCGGTTGATTGTTTTACAATGTGTTTGCATAACTATACAACAGGAGACAAAGACTATGTCATTGAATTTTTTCTGCCTCATGAGCAAATGGATAGTCAGTGCCCTGAAAGCTTGTTGAACTCTCTATTAGAAACTTTAAGAcaacattttaaaacttttgtgCTAGCTTCAGGGGAGAAATTAGGAACAGAGATGTCTGTTAAAGTTATTGACTCTTTTATGTATCATGAATCTGAGTCGTTCAAGATTGTTTGTCCTAATCTATCTTTTCCTCGCCAAAAAATACAACAGCCTGGAAGGGGTGTATCCTGGCTTACTCCCAGTGCTTGGAAATTGCAATGGGATACTGACACTAACTTCTTGTTGAGTGTCCCTTGCTTATCGCCTTTAGGATCACCTAAGCGACTTGACCAGAATGTTCAAGTCATAGAAACCAGTGGCTCTTCCAATAGCTTTTCTGAAGATGTTAGCAAAACAGAAATTCCAACAAGAATGAAGATCAACAGAA ATGTATTGACAGAAGAATCACCGGGAGAAGAATCTCAGCCTCTAACTTTCCAAAGCAAGAAAACTATACCACGACAAGAAGGCAAAGAAGGCACACAATTGTTGGATCCTTTAGCTCAGCAACTTGTGCTGGATGATGCTCttcaaagtcaaaagaaagggCTTGCTTTGGGCATGGAAAATTTTAACACAGACATCCATATTGTAAACAAAACACGCATAGAGGTTACGTCAGATAGAGAAAACAATTCTGAAGAAAGTATCAGTTTTGAGAATCTGCGCAAGCATTTTGGAAGACCTCTAGATGATGCAGCAAAGAGCTTTGGTG TCAGTCGATCTACATTCAAGCGTGTATGCAGAGATCATGGTATTAAAAGGTGGAAATCTGGAAAGAGAAGGATGGGCAAAAACATTTCCTCTAAATTGGAGGGAGAATTAAACGACGAGGAATCAAGTAAAAGAAATTTTAGTCATTCAGGTATGGCTCCTGTGGAAGATAGAACTGTTGTTGCTCATAAAATCCAGGACACGAACAAGATGACTGTGAAGGCCACATATAATGGTGTTACCATAAAGTTCGAACTTTCTAATTTATCAGGAATTACAGAGCTACAAGATAAGGTGATTGAGAGGCTGCAGGTGGAGAGAAAATGTTTCAGTATCAAGTATCAAGATGACGAGGGTGACTGGATATTAATTGCTTGTGACAAGGATGTTcaggaatgtatagaaatctCAAGATCATTGAAGAAAACAACTATCAGGATGGTGATTGATCCGCCTATTATTCATTATGCACCTTAA
- the LOC108228096 gene encoding protein NLP6 isoform X2, with protein MGLGNDHENQSNTQLREKIFVYLERFYCSIIEKTQSSGNILVQFWVADIVTRAKGRQYCELRTQSQLFYHDQSDDRRLLSYRNHVVARSFRVSAGQEEDEGDDENWQELLGITGSVFKNKKAEVSPRISHYSTDEYPERDFALSCGIQASLCLPLFATDDFSGHPNGVIELVFTSEEDFHHLKPYIYYYYSVHSTLRMPEVKSILRSNISCISISPDILNEIDHVLAVVSETFQVPLAQCWLSRDHSVGEYTVINQKGSLDYNNLVPWSKFKEACLQSYLDMGDGLVGRTFMSHTAFFCSEITKLSIRSYPLAHYLGNCGSVDCFTMCLHNYTTGDKDYVIEFFLPHEQMDSQCPESLLNSLLETLRQHFKTFVLASGEKLGTEMSVKVIDSFMYHESESFKIVCPNLSFPRQKIQQPGRGVSWLTPSAWKLQWDTDTNFLLSVPCLSPLGSPKRLDQNVQVIETSGSSNSFSEDVSKTEIPTRMKINRNVLTEESPGEESQPLTFQSKKTIPRQEGKEGTQLLDPLAQQLVLDDALQSQKKGLALGMENFNTDIHIVNKTRIEVTSDRENNSEESISFENLRKHFGRPLDDAAKSFGVSRSTFKRVCRDHGIKRWKSGKRRMGKNISSKLEGELNDEESSKRNFSHSGITELQDKVIERLQVERKCFSIKYQDDEGDWILIACDKDVQECIEISRSLKKTTIRMVIDPPIIHYAP; from the exons ATGGGTTTGGGCAATGATCATGAGAATCAAAGTAATACTCAGCTCAGAGAGAAGATTTTTGTTTACCTTGAACGATTTTACTGCAGTATCATTGAGAAAACGCAGAGTTCTGGAAACATACTTGTTCAATTTTGGGTAGCAGACATTGTGACCCGTGCAAAAGGGCGACAGTATTGTGAGCTTAGAACACAGAGCCAACTATTTTACCATGATCAGTCTGATGACAGAAGGCTTCTATCATACAGAAATCATGTAGTTGCGCGTAGTTTTAGAGTTTCTGCagggcaagaagaagatgaaggcGACGATGAAAACTGGCAGGAGCTACTTGGTATTACTGGCAGTGTGTTTAAGAATAAAAAGGCTGAAGTCAGTCCCAGAATTTCTCATTATTCTACAGATGAATATCCTGAGAGAGATTTTGCATTAAGTTGTGGGATTCAGGCTTCTTTGTGTCTGCCTCTCTTTGCAACTGATGATTTTTCTGGCCACCCCAATGGTGTCATTGAGCTGGTCTTTACTTCTGAGGAGGACTTTCATCATCTCAAGCCGTATATATACTACTATTATTCTGTCCACAGTACACTG CGAATGCCAGAAGTGAAAAGTATATTAAGATCCAACATCTCCTGCATATCT ATTTCACCAGATATATTAAACGAAATTGATCATGTGTTGGCGGTGGTGAGTGAGACGTTCCAGGTACCTCTTGCTCAGTGCTGGCTGAGTAGAGATCATAGTGTAGGAGAGTATACAGTCATCAATCAAAAAGGTTCTCTTGATTATAATAACTTAGTGCCATGGAGTAAGTTTAAAGAAGCTTGTTTACAGTCATATCTTGACATGGGTGATGGCCTTGTGGGCAGGACCTTTATGTCCCACACCGCCTTCTTCTGCAGTGAGATAACAAAACTCAGTATCAGATCTTACCCCTTGGCACACTATCTAGGAAACTGTGGCTCGGTTGATTGTTTTACAATGTGTTTGCATAACTATACAACAGGAGACAAAGACTATGTCATTGAATTTTTTCTGCCTCATGAGCAAATGGATAGTCAGTGCCCTGAAAGCTTGTTGAACTCTCTATTAGAAACTTTAAGAcaacattttaaaacttttgtgCTAGCTTCAGGGGAGAAATTAGGAACAGAGATGTCTGTTAAAGTTATTGACTCTTTTATGTATCATGAATCTGAGTCGTTCAAGATTGTTTGTCCTAATCTATCTTTTCCTCGCCAAAAAATACAACAGCCTGGAAGGGGTGTATCCTGGCTTACTCCCAGTGCTTGGAAATTGCAATGGGATACTGACACTAACTTCTTGTTGAGTGTCCCTTGCTTATCGCCTTTAGGATCACCTAAGCGACTTGACCAGAATGTTCAAGTCATAGAAACCAGTGGCTCTTCCAATAGCTTTTCTGAAGATGTTAGCAAAACAGAAATTCCAACAAGAATGAAGATCAACAGAA ATGTATTGACAGAAGAATCACCGGGAGAAGAATCTCAGCCTCTAACTTTCCAAAGCAAGAAAACTATACCACGACAAGAAGGCAAAGAAGGCACACAATTGTTGGATCCTTTAGCTCAGCAACTTGTGCTGGATGATGCTCttcaaagtcaaaagaaagggCTTGCTTTGGGCATGGAAAATTTTAACACAGACATCCATATTGTAAACAAAACACGCATAGAGGTTACGTCAGATAGAGAAAACAATTCTGAAGAAAGTATCAGTTTTGAGAATCTGCGCAAGCATTTTGGAAGACCTCTAGATGATGCAGCAAAGAGCTTTGGTG TCAGTCGATCTACATTCAAGCGTGTATGCAGAGATCATGGTATTAAAAGGTGGAAATCTGGAAAGAGAAGGATGGGCAAAAACATTTCCTCTAAATTGGAGGGAGAATTAAACGACGAGGAATCAAGTAAAAGAAATTTTAGTCATTCAG GAATTACAGAGCTACAAGATAAGGTGATTGAGAGGCTGCAGGTGGAGAGAAAATGTTTCAGTATCAAGTATCAAGATGACGAGGGTGACTGGATATTAATTGCTTGTGACAAGGATGTTcaggaatgtatagaaatctCAAGATCATTGAAGAAAACAACTATCAGGATGGTGATTGATCCGCCTATTATTCATTATGCACCTTAA